TGTTATACATGAATGTTTGGACCTGTAAAAATCATGTGAGTAGACTTGATCACTGAATTTATGCTTGTCTTACAGAAATTTGCCACTAAAGCTGTCACTAAAGGAGCATCTCTGACCTCATAGGAAGGGACATATGCTTTAGATTTAGGACATCCATGGGCCAGGGACTTAGCAAGTCcttttacattttgaaaatgcCCTACATTTCAAAAACAAAGGTACATACCATGCTTTTGTGTGGATAAAAGCCAGCACAAGGTTTTCATCAATGACTTACTCTTTTCAGTGAGCCAAAATTCACTGTGCTTTCTACTGTTGTCACAtctcttagattttttttccttcgtTGTGGTATCTTAAGTTTGTCTTGCAATTTTGGCACCTGGTGCAAAATACCACTTGGTAGGTGGTATAGTCTTTGAAGAATCCCAGCATTACTCAGGTTGAGCAACATGGTCTAACAGGTCTCCCTGCCCATGAGAGGGGGATTGGATGAGATGATCTtagaaggtcccttccaacccagactattctgtaattctatgattGCTTGacaaactcagattttttttccctaagtgtCCACCTATCAGTGCTCCCCACCCTGGAATACATGTTTGctttcaaaatgtaaaaaaaaaaaaagagaaataaccTTTACCCCCTTCATAACTCCAGGGTGTTGAGATACAGATTAACAGATAAGAAATTCAGAGTTAATAAAACCAAAGTTGAAGTTTATCATCATATGTTCCATCGCAGTCACTCTCAGGTTTCTCATTTCTCCATTACCAGTTGTCCAGTGATGACCATTCACTGAAATCTCTGATAATGTTGTCTGTCATCATTTGccagttttttaaattttaattataattacAATCTGCTTCTGCTTTTATATGGAATGTTTCAAAATCCTTATTACACACAATACCAACAGCCTTTTCTCTGTGGTGTAACCTCATGGGCTTTGTTTCATATTTATAGTCCCTGCAGCACCTGCTTGAGTActgtgattttcttcctttattcttAGCTTTTTGAGGCATTCTGTAAGTTTCCAAGAAACTAAAGCAGTATCTGTATTGTCTTTTATGCCATGGTCTTTTGATATGTCCTTTAGTTTGACATATCTGAGCACCAGGCCAACCAATTTTCTGGGTGAGGATTTTATTTCCTGGGGAGTAACAATGCTGAGGCCCTTGGCTACCAAACATCCTCTCTGACATCCAGATAAGGCTTGAAATTGGTTAGGAAAAGGTAATCACACAAAGACACATCTGCACATTTACTGTTTCTTCAGCTTACCAAAAATAAGTTCTTATCTGTGTCCAACTTCTTTGCAGTCTGTAATActgcaaatttttttctttacttttttgaGCTTAACACAGCTGACATATTTTTGCTTTAGTTGAATTACAAGTGACATTGTTGCTTTAAATTGTTGGTATATAAAGCCAAGGGAGAACTTTAATTTTACAAAATCCCCTCCACTGAAATGCCCCTAACAGTACGTTCCCAAGCTCAGGTTACCAAGACGATGCAAGCAGgcaccacttttttttttcccctgaagggGCCAAAAAGTCTGCCTTATTTCCCATAGTTTTACCCCTAAATGAGAGGAAATGCTAAAGCTTTATTCCAGAGAAAAGCTGTATATGCCAgcaataaaataacaataagCAGTTTTAAACTaacttttgaaaatttttaaaatgcaggcaTCTTTGTATGAttcaaaagggaaaattttATAACAGGTAAACTTACAGCTTAATGAGTACACAGTATTATGTTCCTATTCTATGATAGTTGGGGTTATTATGTTTACACAGACTGAATGACTGCAAACAAACCCTTGAAACAGTGTTAATTACATTCACTATTTAGATAAACTATTGTCTTGCCAAGATGAATTACGGTTTGAAGCTACTGCTATTTGTTAATAAGATAGAGTATTCAGCAGAAATATAATGTCTCTattcaacaaaaaaataagtttctaTATATGTATCTGActcagatgtaattttgtatatttttcagttttgcatatatatatatatatatatatatgtacatatacatatatacaaatCTTTTCCCCAGAACTACCAGTCATCAGTATTACTGTACCCATACCAAGGCAGAAGCTGTTAAGCACATTTGAGCACAGGATTTCAGGTTGTCTTGGAGCCAGGCACATGCAGGCACAAGTGCCTTTTcatacaaaaaattaaaattaaaatgtgattgAATATTAAATACAAACATTGTGTTTAATATACAATGTATATTATTTAACTAGATTAATTTTATATGTTTTAAGGGTAAATAAAAACCTTTAAATGACTTTCAACAAGTTATGAAGTTTGAAAAGAGTAATAAGGTACTTCAAAACTGAACTTTGTACTATCCTTATAGTAACACAAAAGCTGTACAGAGGTACAAATTTATCTAGCGGTAATGGAAAGGCACTAgacccagcacctccagcatcaaaaaatacatagaaattaTAAATAGAAACCTTAAGGTAGGCATAAAACATTTATACATTGAAATTATGGTCACACAGCAGTTGTAATAAGGGTGTGTACATTTCTTAGAGAAGACATGTTgtaaacattaaataaaatataacctCAATTATATAAAACAGAATGGCAAGGCTTCCATAAATTATCTTTTGTGAAAATCTTTCAATAATGAAAATTACAGTCATGTATTCTTTACACAGACATGATAGCAGAAGTGTCAACAAACTGTTCAAGATGTCTATTAAAACTGCTTTTATGATGACATGGTTTGTTTAATGTTGTCCCTTTAGCGTTCCTTCTTGTGTCTTTTAGATTCCTTAAGATTGGAAAATTTTCTTAAGGTAGGTTTCTGTTCAAGGCAGAACATGCAGTTTCCATATGTGAAATGAGAGCAGGGCAGTAACAGGCATCCATCTCCCGAGACAGGGTTTAACAACAACTCTCTGTGAGCTGAACTTTGCTGTGTTAAATAGAGACGTTTCCTCACAAACTAACACAAAACCAGTTTTTCTTATGCCCTCCAGAACAGATCAGTGAAAGCCCaaggttttgctgtttctgaCCTTGAAGTCCCATTCACACACTTAGTGTGACGCTAACCTACATCTGTGTCACAGAGTTGGGTTTACAGAAGCCTTTACTCAGAGGGCAAGCAATGTTACGCCCAATCTCTTAGACAAGTCTTCTGTCCCAGTAATGGCGCAGACTGAGCACAGCATCCATGAAGCCCTCAAATCATTATCTCCAACCAGCCCTTCAGCCTCACTGAAACAGTGTCAAGGGTGCTGTCTGTCAGGTGTGTGAAGTCTCCAAACAAGTTAGAGAGGGAAAAAGATCTTGTATATGTATTGTTTCATCTAGACATCCTACACCATTAGTTCCAGCATCAGTGTTTGTCCTTTTGGAATGGACTGAACCCTACCAGGAGGTCTGCAGAACGTTACATCCCTCTCATCCTGCCTGTGCATGACGTAGCAGGTGCACTCTGGCACAGAcggaagcagcagcagaagcagcagtcaGGGCAGGTCCCAGGTCACCAAGCAGCTAAGCACTCATCACAGCAGTCTGCAGTTATGACTCAGCTCAAATAGCCCTGGAGACATTTCAGGTATTACAGCTCTGGAGTGCTGCATATGGTGGGCAGGAGTCGCAGAGGTTGCTCAGGCAGAAAAATCCGGAAACAGAAGAGTGTAGAGCACAAAGGAATGCTGTTAGAGCCATGTATCCCTGCCTCTCTGGGCAGGCTGAGCCTTTCCCCACCACATAGCCATCTGCACAAGAAAACAGCATTGGCAATTAAATAAACGATACCACACCCCAGACTGCCCTGATAAAATATTCTTCATCAAATAATTGTTGCATTAAATGAAAGTTTCATGACTAGCTCATTCTCCATCATAAGAGACATGATTAAGATGGTGAAATTAATGTTTGAGACAGCATGGATGTATATCTCACCAGCCAGCCTCACAGTTCAGATGCTGATTTGCCTCTGATGAGAAATCAGAGGGATCTGCATGCATGTGTGTGcgtttgtttgtgtgtgtgcttttcTGCATAGACTTAGCAAAATCAACAAccctaaaaatactttttcatgtCAGAAATTGGACCTAAGTGCAGGCTTGTTGCCATCAGGTAGCTGTGACAGCACCATGCCTGCTTCCATCAGTGTGTCTTCTCATACAGTGAAAGTCTTCAcaaaaatgagtatttttcttctccttctagAAAGAAGGACTTAATGtcctccttcctttctggaacaGGACACTTTTACAAGCTTGCTGACACAGCAGTGTCATGAGGGCAGCAAAGTGACAAGATGTGAGAGTCCTTTAGCTGTTCCTACAAGAGTCTCTACAGGTGAGAATTACTCCAGCAGAAGTAGTTTTGTTGGGAGTACTTATCCTGCTCAGAGAGCACCAGAGGAAGTTATCATAGAAGTGGATTTTGCCTAAATATTGGTGTCTGCACACTGTTGGAACATTTGGATGTTTTCTTAAAGAAGTCTTTGAAGTACAGCTTCTGTTAGAGTTGTTTCTTCTGTCTCTTTTAGAAGCACAAAACATACTTATGCAGATTATTCAGTACAGAATGTGTCTGAAAAAGGGAGAGTCTGCATCTTTACAGGTATCTAAGACTTCCTGTATTTCATTTTACTAATTACtatttgcttgattttttttcactacagTTGAAAGTCTTTGTTGTATTTAGTTTGGTACACACGTATCATGAATCTCAATTATTATCCATTGTCTATTTCACTGGAAATTCATCATTTCCCTAGTGAGTCTAAACCAAACTGACagagataaagaaataaatataaaatacattagGAATACAGACACAACATCTCAAAGAGCTCTCATTGTAGGCTAAACTGGAATGCTGTTTTGTgatgatatttatatttctaataTCACAATGACTTGTTGCTATAGTGTTGCCCCCTCCTACCTACTTCCTCTTTGTGGGAAGGGCGGGAACAGTGAACTGCAcacattcagaaaagaaataagacCTCTCAGAAAAGAGAAGATTTTTTGGAAGCAAAAGAAAGACCCAATTGCATGATCTAAAATTAACTGTGAAATCTCTGTCTGTCCCAGTCTTCCATATGGGGTGCTCCAGGCTTCATTTGTGAGGGATTAGGACTGATGAACTATTTCTCATACTTTTTCATGGCACCAGGTGCAccaagaaatgaaaactgaagttttaaTTAATGGAACTTGTGAATGTCAGGATGTCTAGaattaaaacacaaacacaccaaACCACGTATCACCAGACAGAAGGAGATGAGTGTGGGTTATAACCTACAAGAAACATTTAGAGCAGTTGGTAGCACTGGAGCAGTTTGCAACAGAAAAGATGAAATGACCTAATATTGGCCTGGAATAGGCAGTTGATGCCTATTTCTTCTTGTTAGATTTCAATATAATCTTTTTACTGTTAGATTGAGATTAATATTTGCTTGATGTTATTCACTGTTGGCTGTCAGAGGATTCTTCTTTAGAACTTCCTCAGTCCTTCTATTCAAACTGGCTACTGATAAGAATTGCAGCTACTCCCTTTTCTCCATTTATACCCAGTACTTACTTCAAGAAATAATGAAGTGTGATTGTATTATACTGTCAATGGGATTTCCCTTTCtagttgtgtttttttaatataagtgTATACTTTTGGATACCAAGCAATATAACCTGAACACACAGATGAATTTTAGAGTGCTTTGCAGTACCAGACTTCATAATGAAATTTTGCTGCCAAAACAAAATCTAAAGAATTGTTTCCCACAGGAGATGTGCAGTGTTTAGAAAATTTTTGCtgacttttaaattaatttaaatgctgACATTTAAATTTCCTCCAAGTTCTAAAAAAGTAGATCTGCTACAGAGAAATTCAGAATTAATATGAATATTCACcaaaaaattctgaattcttGCTTAAGCAATAGGTGAAAATAGCAAACCACaatatttgaaggaaaattGAAGTATGAGGAATGTACTTATTCAGTTCAgataaatattaagaaaaaatcaTGCTAATTTATAGAACTCAGTGGATCATTGGACACAGGCAAATCAGTATTATACTGATTTCAAAATAGGATCCTGAAATTTTTACGAAGAATTCTGCCTTCATTGCTGGGTTGGTAAAGTTAGGATTTATCATGCATTTCTATCAGTGGTGATAATCCAAAGTCATATCTGCAGACATGTCTAACAAATTGATTGAAACACTTCTTAGTAccttaaaaatattctattttccCAACCCAGAATGTTCTGATTTGCACTTGATTGACTATAATCTCAGTTGCTATTTGAAACAGTGCTTTCAAGAAATGTCACccaatttgtaaaataaaattcactaAACTTAATCAACATTCTCTCATACCATAAAATCACTGgcattttttcctgcagttgtgtctttttattttcttcatcacAAGAagcaattttgtattttcaaatagTCTCCAAGTGTCAGTCACagctttatttcctcttttataTGACTTCATAATTTCATTCTGTATTTGCTTCCCAATCTGCAATGTAATTTCTTGCTCTTTCACTGTTGTGCTCTATGGGTCACATTGGTGCTCTAATTGCTCACTAAGTCATTTATTCATAGTTCACCATGATTCCCTGGAATGCCTGTTGAGTGCCTTTGTAAACCCCTTGCTAGTGGGTCACAGAACAAACCCAGCAACAAAATCCAGTCAGCCAAAGAAACAACCTGAGGAGTTCATGCTCTGGCCATGATGTCAGTGTCAGGATCCTGAGAGGGACCTGTGGGAAGTAGCCCAAAGGCATAGTGTGTGTGACTTAACTGCATTTCTCTTTCCAGGGCATTTGCTTTATGCTGTAGGAGATGCCTGCCAGTCCCTAAATGCTgttcaccctgtgccaggggctcccCCACCTTTCTATCTCTGCCCAGCCTACAGCTGCTTCCCTTTTCAAGGGACAGGGTGGGGCAGGGACATGGCAGCCTCTCACTTCTCTCTCCATAGCTTCtttgggcagctgctgagagaTTCCTCTTGTCcactgtttgttttatttttgttttttgtttttcattttttttgttttgtttttttgtgtgtgtgtctgttcaCATGGTGGAGGTCATGACTTGCATATAAGCCAGCCTGCACcaaaaataatcattaaaaCTAGAATTATAGAGGGATCAAGTCATGGAATAGAAAGGGAGGGtagaaagcaagaggaaataTTTGTCTGCCAAAGGCAACAACAGGAGAAAGTTCTTGTTGCGAAGAATGTTTTGTCTGTGAACTGTCActtgtcttgtttttttccacaccacagagctgcagtccAGCTCTCTCTAGCACAGAAATTTAATGAGGAGGCTGGAGCCTCCTGTAGGACCACTTGATGTTTGATTGTGGATGCAGGCAAAAGTGGAGAGCCCACTCTTGGAGCTGCTGTTAGTGGGGCTCAAGCTGGAGGGGTGAGAGTGAGGACTGACACTCACAGTGTGAGCCAGGACCGTGTTAGAAAGGAATTTGTTCTGGCAGCAGGTTACCAGTGAAGGGAAGAGAGGTGCTGTTTGGCACTGTTAGAAACATGGTCTTTTCACATTGCTCTTGTCTTTGAAGTACAAGTGTATCATACTGTGTTTTCCTTCATTGCTCAGAGCCTAATGTCTTTATTTCATAATTGGCATCGTATAGttacaaagagaaagaaaaaaaaccccagtgtcTCCTGTGATTTTTCTGTCCTGTCAACAATAATGTTTTCACTTGGTCAGTTATGTAGTCCTTTAATAATCCTAATAAAACACTAGTAAAGATTTGTCATGAGTGTTAATCCAATTCGCTTAATGATATTTTGGACATCTTTTTATTCTTTAGCAGTATCTTATTAAAGCAAGATTGTCCTATCAACAGTTTTAACCGAAACAAAATAACTATTTTCAGGCTTTAGGATGGGAAATATATGAGAGTAGACTAAAGCACCTCTGGCCTGAGAAATCCCATGACAGGGAATTAGACCAGAGGAGACTTTTGATAAGATCCACATGCAGACTTGAGCTGTGGAGCAGGACACATAGAAAAACTTCAGCAATGCTGATTTAAAAAGGGGTTGATTATGAAGGTCAGACAGCCGAGTCAGATGCAAGGCATCTTTAACTCCTGCTGGGACACTCACAAGGGGCTGATGATCCTTTCAGGGGCTATGTCATATGATGTGTGCTCCCAGTCTGGGCTTCCACAGACAGGCTACAGTGGGTGCTGAGTGCTGGGCGATGTGCCACCTGCACTAACACCAGGAGCCAAGTGAGCCTCAGAGAAATTTCACCTTGTGTTCCAAAGACTTGGTGCAGATGGATCTCTGGAAGGCAAGAGCCACCCCTGGGACAGAGCCATGGTGCAGAAAAGCATCAGATAGTAGAAAGCGGCTGCAATAACCCCAAAGCCTGGAAACGATCCAAAGCACAAAGAGAGAAAGAGTGAACCTAGCAACCAGACCAAAATTCAGACCTCCTCTTAACTGTCTTTTCCTGTCCAtgtgttttgttctgctttttgtttcatCCTGTTTCTGGAGGAAATGCTGGCATGTGTGCCTTACCCTTACAGCTCAGACATAATCAAGCACAAGTGGGTAACATCTGGGgagaatgtattttttctcaaaactgAGCTGTACAGCAGGGAATTGCTACCAGTTCATCTGTCTTGCACATGATGAAAGTCCTAACATGGTACCtacaggtttctttttttcaactgttcttttttgttttccagggtTTGGTATGACCACCCCAGCCACCATTGGAGGCAaaatttttctgatattttacGGCCTTATAGGATGTGCAGGGACCATTTTGTTCTTTAACCTGTTCCTGGAGCGTTTGATCACTGTCATAGCTTACATCATGAAGTCCTGCCACGAAAGACAGCTGAGGAGGAAAGGGGTTCTCCCTCACAATGGCCGGCGGGGCTCAGGAACCTCGGAGGTGGACAGCCTGGTGGGCTGGAAGCCCTCTGTGTACTATGTTATGCTGATTTTATGTGTAGCATCCCTCATCATTTCTTGCTGTGCCTCTGCAATGTACACACCAATTGAAGGGTGGAGTTACTTTGACTCACTTTACTTCTGCTTTGTGGCCTTCAGCACCATTGGCTTTGGTGATCTGGTCAGTAGCCAGAACATCAGGTATGAGAGCCAAGGCCTTTACCGCTTTGGAAATTTTGTCTTCATACTCATGGGAGTGTGCTGCATCTATTCCTTATTTAATGTGATCTCTATTGTCATCAAGCAGTCCATAAACTGGATATTAAAGAAGTTAGCCTGCAAGTGCTGCCACAGATGCCAAAGAAGATTATTTCGTTCTCGGAGGAATGTGGTAATGCCAGGAAATGTGCGCAGCAGGAGAAACATCTCCATCGAGACTGACGTTGTCAATGAGAGTGACACAGATGGACGCCGTCTGTCAGGAGAGATGATCTCCATGAAAGACTTCCTGGCCTCCAATAAAGTCTCGCTGGCCATCATGCAGAAACAGCTGTCAGAAACTGCTAATGGGTGTCCAAGGCAAATGAGCTCTAATTCCAAGCAAAATGGATTCTCTGGTGGGGTGGGAGCCCTAGCAATTATGAATAACAGACTGGCAGAGACAAGTGTGGATAGGTAAAATAGTAACAGTAATAACAGTGAAACAGTGTGAACCATTTCAGCAGGTATTGAAAC
This genomic stretch from Cinclus cinclus chromosome 6, bCinCin1.1, whole genome shotgun sequence harbors:
- the KCNK13 gene encoding potassium channel subfamily K member 13, with protein sequence MACRGACCCSSAGRLNADNARFLLLAVLIVLYMLCGAAVFSAIELPTEREAKERWEERLENFTRRHNLSRAELRHFLREYEEASVAGIRVDDVRPRWDFTGAFYFVGTVVSTIGFGMTTPATIGGKIFLIFYGLIGCAGTILFFNLFLERLITVIAYIMKSCHERQLRRKGVLPHNGRRGSGTSEVDSLVGWKPSVYYVMLILCVASLIISCCASAMYTPIEGWSYFDSLYFCFVAFSTIGFGDLVSSQNIRYESQGLYRFGNFVFILMGVCCIYSLFNVISIVIKQSINWILKKLACKCCHRCQRRLFRSRRNVVMPGNVRSRRNISIETDVVNESDTDGRRLSGEMISMKDFLASNKVSLAIMQKQLSETANGCPRQMSSNSKQNGFSGGVGALAIMNNRLAETSVDR